One Miscanthus floridulus cultivar M001 chromosome 11, ASM1932011v1, whole genome shotgun sequence DNA window includes the following coding sequences:
- the LOC136492586 gene encoding glutamyl-tRNA(Gln) amidotransferase subunit A, chloroplastic/mitochondrial-like isoform X1, which translates to MPSILTFPFPTPHQSSPKPAHTSDGRRTSPPAAVMPPPLQAHRLLISHRRLPTPARRRFTAVSSLQSAPATTLAPGPATSSILSIRESLLSGERTAADITSEYLSRLCRTEPSLRSFIHVADAAAEREAVELDRRIASGEKDAVGPLSGVLVGVKDNLCTANMPSTGGSRILDGYRPAYDATAVRRLREAGAIVVGKTNLDEFGMGSTTEGSAFQVTTNPWDDSCVPGGSSGGSASAVSARQCVVSLGSDTGGSVRQPASFCGVVGLKPTYGRVSRFGLMAYASSLDVVGCFGSSVFDTATILSVVAGHDKMDSTSSSQVVPDYASELVSLDLLESKPLTGVRIGIIQETLGEGVANGVISSIKGAASHLEQLGSVVEEVSLPSFSLGLPAYYILASSEASSNLSRYDGIRYGRQVSADDLNDLYGESRANGLGHEVKMRILMGTYALSAGYYDAYYKRAQQVRTLVKESFKDALERYDILISPAAPSTAYKIGEKINDPLAMYAGDIMTVNVNLAGLPALVVPCGFVEGGPAGLPVGLQMIGSQFCEGNLLRVGHIFEQTLQNLSFVPPLLAES; encoded by the exons ATGCCTTCCATCCTCACCTTCCCCTTTCCCACTCCTCATCAGTCATCCCCAAAACCCGCGCATACCAGCGACGGCCGGAGAACCTCCCCGCCGGCCGCCGTCATGCCGCCGCCTCTCCAGGCCCACCGCCTCCTCATCTCCCACCGTCGCCTCCCCACTCCCGCTCGGCGCCGGTTCACCGCCGTGTCTTCCCTCCAATCCGCTCCCGCCACAACCTTGGCCCCGGGCCCCGCCACATCCTCCATCCTCTCCATCCGCGAGTCGCTCCTCTCCGGTGAGAGGACCGCGGCGGACATCACCTCCGAGTACCTCTCCCGCCTCTGCCGTACCGAGCCGAGCTTGCGCAGCTTCATCCACGTCGCGGACGCCGCCGCCGAGCGGGAGGCGGTGGAACTCGACCGGAGGATTGCCTCCGGGGAGAAGGATGCGGTGGGGCCGCTCTCTGGAGTGCTGGTGGGAGTGAAGGACAATCTATGCACCGCCAACATGCCCTCCACGGGCGGGTCGCGGATACTGGACGGGTACCGGCCGGCGTACGACGCCACGGCCGTGCGGCGGCTGCGGGAGGCCGGCGCTATTGTGGTGGGGAAGACGAACCTCGACGAATTCGGAATGGGGAGCACCACCGAGGGCTCCGCGTTTCAG GTGACAACAAACCCGTGGGATGATTCATGTGTGCCTGGAGGATCCTCTGGTGGTTCCGCTTCTGCGGTATCTGCTAGGCAATGCGTAGTGTCACTAGGAAGCGACACAGGTGGAAGTGTGAGACAACCAGCGTCGTTTTGCGGTGTAGTGGGGTTGAAGCCAACTTATGGTCGGGTTTCTCGTTTTGGTCTCATGGCCTATGCTTCATCGCTGGATGTTGTGGGATGCTTTGGTTCATCAGTTTTTGACACTGCAACCATCTTATCTGTTGTTGCCGGCCATGACAAGATGGACTCAACCAGCAGTTCGCAG GTTGTTCCAGACTATGCATCGGAGTTGGTCTCCCTAGATTTACTAGAATCAAAACCATTAACTGGTGTGAGAATTGGGATTATACAAGAAACTCTTGGAGAAGGTGTTGCCAATGGAGTCATATCATCAATCAAGGGTGCTGCTTCACACCTGGAGCAGTTGGGATCTGTGGTGGAAGAG GTTTCACTGCCTTCATTTTCTCTTGGCTTACCAGCATATTACATACTAGCCTCATCTGAAGCTTCTTCTAATCTATCACGCTATGATGGTATCAG GTATGGAAGACAGGTTTCAGCTGATGACTTGAATGATCTTTATGGAGAGTCCCGGGCTAATGGTTTGGGTCATGAG GTCAAAATGAGAATTTTGATGGGAACCTATGCTCTTTCTGCTGGGTACTATGATGCATACTACAAACGAGCACAACAG GTCAGGACACTGGTTAAGGAAAGCTTCAAAGATGCTTTGGAAAGATATGACATTCTAATTTCACCAGCCGCGCCATCAACAGCCTACAAGATAG GTGAAAAGATAAATGACCCATTAGCCATGTACGCAGGAGATATCATGACG GTCAATGTTAATTTGGCCGGGCTTCCTGCGTTGGTTGTGCCTTGTGGATTTGTTGAAGGTGGACCTGCAGGGCTCCCAGTTGGACTTCAGATGATCGGATCCCAATTCTGTGAG GGGAATTTGCTGAGAGTAGGTCACATCTTTGAGCAGACTCTCCAGAATCTCAGCTTTGTTCCACCGTTGTTGGCTGAGAGCTAG
- the LOC136492586 gene encoding glutamyl-tRNA(Gln) amidotransferase subunit A, chloroplastic/mitochondrial-like isoform X2: MPSILTFPFPTPHQSSPKPAHTSDGRRTSPPAAVMPPPLQAHRLLISHRRLPTPARRRFTAVSSLQSAPATTLAPGPATSSILSIRESLLSGERTAADITSEYLSRLCRTEPSLRSFIHVADAAAEREAVELDRRIASGEKDAVGPLSGVLVGVKDNLCTANMPSTGGSRILDGYRPAYDATAVRRLREAGAIVVGKTNLDEFGMGSTTEGSAFQVTTNPWDDSCVPGGSSGGSASAVSARQCVVSLGSDTGGSVRQPASFCGVVGLKPTYGRVSRFGLMAYASSLDVVGCFGSSVFDTATILSVVAGHDKMDSTSSSQVVPDYASELVSLDLLESKPLTGVRIGIIQETLGEGVANGVISSIKGAASHLEQLGSVVEEVSLPSFSLGLPAYYILASSEASSNLSRYDGIRYGRQVSADDLNDLYGESRANGLGHEVKMRILMGTYALSAGYYDAYYKRAQQVRTLVKESFKDALERYDILISPAAPSTAYKIGEKINDPLAMYAGDIMTVNVNLAGLPALVVPCGFVEGGPAGLPVGLQMIGSQFCEAQRVENPRESTR, from the exons ATGCCTTCCATCCTCACCTTCCCCTTTCCCACTCCTCATCAGTCATCCCCAAAACCCGCGCATACCAGCGACGGCCGGAGAACCTCCCCGCCGGCCGCCGTCATGCCGCCGCCTCTCCAGGCCCACCGCCTCCTCATCTCCCACCGTCGCCTCCCCACTCCCGCTCGGCGCCGGTTCACCGCCGTGTCTTCCCTCCAATCCGCTCCCGCCACAACCTTGGCCCCGGGCCCCGCCACATCCTCCATCCTCTCCATCCGCGAGTCGCTCCTCTCCGGTGAGAGGACCGCGGCGGACATCACCTCCGAGTACCTCTCCCGCCTCTGCCGTACCGAGCCGAGCTTGCGCAGCTTCATCCACGTCGCGGACGCCGCCGCCGAGCGGGAGGCGGTGGAACTCGACCGGAGGATTGCCTCCGGGGAGAAGGATGCGGTGGGGCCGCTCTCTGGAGTGCTGGTGGGAGTGAAGGACAATCTATGCACCGCCAACATGCCCTCCACGGGCGGGTCGCGGATACTGGACGGGTACCGGCCGGCGTACGACGCCACGGCCGTGCGGCGGCTGCGGGAGGCCGGCGCTATTGTGGTGGGGAAGACGAACCTCGACGAATTCGGAATGGGGAGCACCACCGAGGGCTCCGCGTTTCAG GTGACAACAAACCCGTGGGATGATTCATGTGTGCCTGGAGGATCCTCTGGTGGTTCCGCTTCTGCGGTATCTGCTAGGCAATGCGTAGTGTCACTAGGAAGCGACACAGGTGGAAGTGTGAGACAACCAGCGTCGTTTTGCGGTGTAGTGGGGTTGAAGCCAACTTATGGTCGGGTTTCTCGTTTTGGTCTCATGGCCTATGCTTCATCGCTGGATGTTGTGGGATGCTTTGGTTCATCAGTTTTTGACACTGCAACCATCTTATCTGTTGTTGCCGGCCATGACAAGATGGACTCAACCAGCAGTTCGCAG GTTGTTCCAGACTATGCATCGGAGTTGGTCTCCCTAGATTTACTAGAATCAAAACCATTAACTGGTGTGAGAATTGGGATTATACAAGAAACTCTTGGAGAAGGTGTTGCCAATGGAGTCATATCATCAATCAAGGGTGCTGCTTCACACCTGGAGCAGTTGGGATCTGTGGTGGAAGAG GTTTCACTGCCTTCATTTTCTCTTGGCTTACCAGCATATTACATACTAGCCTCATCTGAAGCTTCTTCTAATCTATCACGCTATGATGGTATCAG GTATGGAAGACAGGTTTCAGCTGATGACTTGAATGATCTTTATGGAGAGTCCCGGGCTAATGGTTTGGGTCATGAG GTCAAAATGAGAATTTTGATGGGAACCTATGCTCTTTCTGCTGGGTACTATGATGCATACTACAAACGAGCACAACAG GTCAGGACACTGGTTAAGGAAAGCTTCAAAGATGCTTTGGAAAGATATGACATTCTAATTTCACCAGCCGCGCCATCAACAGCCTACAAGATAG GTGAAAAGATAAATGACCCATTAGCCATGTACGCAGGAGATATCATGACG GTCAATGTTAATTTGGCCGGGCTTCCTGCGTTGGTTGTGCCTTGTGGATTTGTTGAAGGTGGACCTGCAGGGCTCCCAGTTGGACTTCAGATGATCGGATCCCAATTCTGTGAG GCACAGCGAGTAGAGAATCCACGAGAATCCACTAGATAA
- the LOC136492586 gene encoding glutamyl-tRNA(Gln) amidotransferase subunit A, chloroplastic/mitochondrial-like isoform X3, giving the protein MPSILTFPFPTPHQSSPKPAHTSDGRRTSPPAAVMPPPLQAHRLLISHRRLPTPARRRFTAVSSLQSAPATTLAPGPATSSILSIRESLLSGERTAADITSEYLSRLCRTEPSLRSFIHVADAAAEREAVELDRRIASGEKDAVGPLSGVLVGVKDNLCTANMPSTGGSRILDGYRPAYDATAVRRLREAGAIVVGKTNLDEFGMGSTTEGSAFQVTTNPWDDSCVPGGSSGGSASAVSARQCVVSLGSDTGGSVRQPASFCGVVGLKPTYGRVSRFGLMAYASSLDVVGCFGSSVFDTATILSVVAGHDKMDSTSSSQVVPDYASELVSLDLLESKPLTGVRIGIIQETLGEGVANGVISSIKGAASHLEQLGSVVEEVSLPSFSLGLPAYYILASSEASSNLSRYDGIRYGRQVSADDLNDLYGESRANGLGHEVKMRILMGTYALSAGYYDAYYKRAQQYVRTLKPSKMLWKIRHSVRSGHWLRKASKMLWKDMTF; this is encoded by the exons ATGCCTTCCATCCTCACCTTCCCCTTTCCCACTCCTCATCAGTCATCCCCAAAACCCGCGCATACCAGCGACGGCCGGAGAACCTCCCCGCCGGCCGCCGTCATGCCGCCGCCTCTCCAGGCCCACCGCCTCCTCATCTCCCACCGTCGCCTCCCCACTCCCGCTCGGCGCCGGTTCACCGCCGTGTCTTCCCTCCAATCCGCTCCCGCCACAACCTTGGCCCCGGGCCCCGCCACATCCTCCATCCTCTCCATCCGCGAGTCGCTCCTCTCCGGTGAGAGGACCGCGGCGGACATCACCTCCGAGTACCTCTCCCGCCTCTGCCGTACCGAGCCGAGCTTGCGCAGCTTCATCCACGTCGCGGACGCCGCCGCCGAGCGGGAGGCGGTGGAACTCGACCGGAGGATTGCCTCCGGGGAGAAGGATGCGGTGGGGCCGCTCTCTGGAGTGCTGGTGGGAGTGAAGGACAATCTATGCACCGCCAACATGCCCTCCACGGGCGGGTCGCGGATACTGGACGGGTACCGGCCGGCGTACGACGCCACGGCCGTGCGGCGGCTGCGGGAGGCCGGCGCTATTGTGGTGGGGAAGACGAACCTCGACGAATTCGGAATGGGGAGCACCACCGAGGGCTCCGCGTTTCAG GTGACAACAAACCCGTGGGATGATTCATGTGTGCCTGGAGGATCCTCTGGTGGTTCCGCTTCTGCGGTATCTGCTAGGCAATGCGTAGTGTCACTAGGAAGCGACACAGGTGGAAGTGTGAGACAACCAGCGTCGTTTTGCGGTGTAGTGGGGTTGAAGCCAACTTATGGTCGGGTTTCTCGTTTTGGTCTCATGGCCTATGCTTCATCGCTGGATGTTGTGGGATGCTTTGGTTCATCAGTTTTTGACACTGCAACCATCTTATCTGTTGTTGCCGGCCATGACAAGATGGACTCAACCAGCAGTTCGCAG GTTGTTCCAGACTATGCATCGGAGTTGGTCTCCCTAGATTTACTAGAATCAAAACCATTAACTGGTGTGAGAATTGGGATTATACAAGAAACTCTTGGAGAAGGTGTTGCCAATGGAGTCATATCATCAATCAAGGGTGCTGCTTCACACCTGGAGCAGTTGGGATCTGTGGTGGAAGAG GTTTCACTGCCTTCATTTTCTCTTGGCTTACCAGCATATTACATACTAGCCTCATCTGAAGCTTCTTCTAATCTATCACGCTATGATGGTATCAG GTATGGAAGACAGGTTTCAGCTGATGACTTGAATGATCTTTATGGAGAGTCCCGGGCTAATGGTTTGGGTCATGAG GTCAAAATGAGAATTTTGATGGGAACCTATGCTCTTTCTGCTGGGTACTATGATGCATACTACAAACGAGCACAACAG TATGTGAGGACACTGAAACCTTCAAAGATGCTTTGGAAGATACGGCATTCAGT TAGGTCAGGACACTGGTTAAGGAAAGCTTCAAAGATGCTTTGGAAAGATATGACATTCTAA
- the LOC136492588 gene encoding V-type proton ATPase subunit D-like, translated as MAGHNQRLNVVPTVTMLGAMKARLVGATRGHALLKKKSDALTVQFRAILKKIVAAKESMGETMRASSFSLAEAKYVAGDGVRHVVLQSVRAASVRVRSHQENVAGVKLPKFTHFVDPAAASGGPSNASPSLTGLARGGQQVAACRAAHVKAIEVLVELASLQTSFLTLDEAIKTTNRRVNALENVVKPRIENTISYIKGELDELEREDFFRLKKIQGYKKREIERQMVAAKLFAEEQLAEDLALKRGISVGAAANLLVAGGEKDDDIIF; from the coding sequence ATGGCTGGGCATAACCAGCGCCTCAACGTCGTGCCGACGGTGACGATGCTCGGCGCCATGAAGGCCCGGCTCGTCGGCGCGACCCGCGGCCACGCGCTGCTGAAGAAGAAGTCCGACGCGCTGACGGTCCAGTTCCGCGCCATCCTCAAGAAGATCGTCGCCGCCAAGGAGTCCATGGGCGAGACGATGCGCGCCTCCTCCTTCTCCCTAGCCGAGGCCAAGTACGTCGCCGGCGACGGCGTCCGCCACGTCGTCCTCCAGTCCGTCCGCGCCGCGTCCGTCCGCGTCCGGTCCCACCAGGAGAACGTGGCCGGGGTCAAGCTCCCCAAGTTCACCCACTTCGTCGACCCCGCCGCGGCCTCCGGGGGCCCCTCCAACGCGTCCCCGAGCCTCACGGGCCTGGCCCGCGGCGGGCAGCAGGTCGCCGCCTGCCGCGCCGCGCACGTCAAGGCCATCGAGGTGCTCGTCGAGCTCGCCTCGCTGCAGACCTCCTTCCTCACGCTCGACGAGGCCATCAAGACCACCAACCGCCGCGTCAACGCGCTCGAGAACGTCGTCAAGCCCAGGATCGAGAACACCATCAgctacatcaagggggagcttgaCGAGCTCGAGCGCGAGGACTTCTTCAGGCTCAAGAAGATCCAGGGCTACAAGAAGAGGGAGATCGAGCGCCAGATGGTCGCCGCCAAGCTGTTCGCGGAGGAACAGCTCGCCGAGGATCTCGCGCTCAAGAGGGGCATCTCCGTGGGGGCTGCGGCAAATCTGCTGGTTGCTGGTGGGGAGAAGGACGACGACATCATCTTCTGA